The Cydia amplana chromosome 1, ilCydAmpl1.1, whole genome shotgun sequence DNA segment taaaaaaaacaagataACAATTGGTAAGAagtgcaattttattttattttattaggcacACTAAACAGATATCGTACAATATCCTAAAAACTTGGTGctgatttaataaaatatttttatatcatttattttattcattaatcTGTTTACAGAAAGGCATAGAAAACCTCTTACAATAGCAACAGGTACACAATATTTAGTTTTACACAATGTTTTTTGGCAAAGGGTGTAACAGCTTTCATTCAAGTCCATCTAAATTGGAAAGTTGCCAATGGAAATTAAAATCAACCATAAATTCTACAACGACCAAAATTGTTATTACTAAAACAAATCCAATTAATTATTGAGGTATATAATCTAGccatatatatgtcaccgtaaaattgtaaacactcgtcatattataatctcgctagttacattataaactgacggtagggagattataatctaacctaacctaacctacgttagattataaactaacgggttcacaatcttacggtgtcatatataaacagtttaacagttttttggcaattaaaaaaaatgaagcaACAGttctttattaaaatattcaacaTGTGGATTTTCGTAAAATACGTTTATCAGTGTCAACGCTAGTCTTTTCATGCATTTTCCCTTTCTGAAACTTTACTTACATGttttaagtcttctttaaaaatttATTCGTGGAGCTGAAACCGATGTTTTTTGTATGCAATTATAGGCGGGAGGTGGGGAACTTTCAACGGAGGCTTTCAGGCGCGCGCTGTTGCCGCAAAGCACGACTGAAGCCGGCCGCAGTGAACTCGCGCACACAAGTGCTTCACGAGTTTTCCATTATTTCGAGTTATcttaaaaattgtaaacaaaaaataattatttaagtgcTTGCTGCCAGTAAATGCACAGGGTACGACTAGTTCTGTATGacttctatttcagtttataacgaTTTTATTCTAAATGATTTTAATCTAAAAATCTCTTAATGAAATATTAGGTATACTTACATTTTCTGTTACCTCTGTACAATTTATTAACATAgcttattttttactttattgaATTGAATTCAATGAAATAACATAGGTATTTACGTGATTACATCGTTTCCAACTTTAAAAACGCGATAGTTCAAAATTTTACTAAAGTGACTATACATGTTCTTTCTGTGTATCCTTCATTTAATGTATTTTGGGCTTTAGATTTCATACCAAAGTTATTTCATTCTGCTAGATCCACGTGCTAATGTTTGTAGCCGCGAGCCGCTCTGTAGCTTTAAGGAACTAAGACGATTCATCacaggcctttgcgtctattgcagacgatttatacATTGCTAACTACCTTgatgtagtgtagggacgcccgACCGGAAgcaggcgggctgtcgatcgcgtgtcgcgttcattcagcccTAACTACCTAACTACAGgttggccaacttagaggtatacaaattttttttgccgccattttattttggcggtaaatatgacagttattgcatgaaaattagtttgtgtagatacggcaaatttaatatggagcgttttacgacggaacgtgttttaatcattaaaaacaatagaaacattaaaaataacgtttcccggtcgattaatttcgagaaacggtgacattgactggcccccaagatcgcctgatttaacagctcctgacttttttctgtggggctatctaaagggacgtgtctatgctaataggccaacgaaccttcagcaattaaaacaaaatattcgaaacactgtcgctgaataacgccagaaatgtgtgaaaaagtgatgaaaaacgcgatgaaaagggttcgcatctgccatgctgctagaggtggacatttgtctgacattatttttcaTATGTAATTGctgatattatatttaacaaggaatacttaatattttttgtgttttatagaataaaatttcaaaaataaagtgtatacctcttatttggccaccctgtacctTACTAAGAGGAGGATTAGTATCATCATAACTCtcttctcttcttcctcgcgttaacccggcatttttccacggctcatggggtttgcttgacaactaatcccaagaattaacGTAGGCACGGTTGTTTAGTGTCATAGTAACTATCATGCTTATATGTTTATACTTTAAAGTAAAATTTGTATCCTATAGGTATTTTACAAgttgaattattttaaaacataacaTTCTCTACCCAAGTTGGTAAGCACTTATCCGTCCGCCATTCTCCACGTGGCGCATGCGTGGCTGCGCGGCGCGCATCGATCCTTGCGCACTCGTGGGGTAGGTCCGGGCGCCCATACACGTGCAGTGCTGCATCAATGAACTGTGCATGAATGTACCAATTAATGACTTTTCCGAGTGAAAAGCAAATGAGAGCACTGAGTGCATGGATCTATCGATTAAGGTGTGAGGAAAATTAgggttattttaatttatataagcATTTCCTGATGCGGTGTTGGtctaaagtggagtccagacgagacaatttttcgccaatctgatgaaattttcCGATCGaatatggaatgcaaattggtgattaaattgtgtacgtgtgaaCACTAGATGAGATtagcgccaattattttcctgatcaaatcggtcgatttgcccagctcgtctggacacgACTTATACAATATTAAAAAGAGGATGTTTTATACTTCGCTTAGTTAGACAATCCAGAATAGTGCACTGATTTGAATGCTAGTAAATGTAGATTTTCTGCACTTTCATTTACCTACTCCGCTTATATCATCTTTTCAGATATCCGGCGGTAAGATACCAGAACTTTAAGCCTGCAAGCTGCATCTTAACAATTCAGCGTTATCACTCATCATCGATTACGTACCTGCTGCATTAAACGCATCTTGGCACAGGTAATAAGGGGTGAACAAAAGCCGATATAAAAAGTAGTCCTATATTAATCAGTGGGCAAAGCGATCAATCCGAGTTGTTGAGTCCCCGCCCCGCTCCCACGCATCGACGCTCATACTTAAAAGCCTTAAACAGTGTAATTAAAGATacactacaaataaataaacgtaTTAGGCGAGTGACTTATAATGCCTCCAAGTCctgctaataaaataaatgaagagtCGGCAATGAGAATCTCAGTACGATGCAGCAGGTATGGTAAAATGGTGTATGTTAGGAATTAACAGATAAGttataacacttataacgataggTACCAACCtagttttatttgaaaattaagTAGTTTAAATATGATAGAAAATTCTTAAAGTTATTTAAtgaaaagtttaattaattcctATATAAATAtgcacctacctacataaaattttataaCGTTATaggttaagtacctaattaaaccACATCTATTCTAATAAAAAATCAgtacgtataaataaatatatttgggAATATTTTCAGTGGTTGTCATCACCACTAAATCTAActagaaatatgtaggtatgaaacaaatttaataacttaggtacgaattaaaaaatactttttgttaaaaaaaatgttaatattacctatttatgcaaacctaaactaataaaaatactttaGGTGCTTTAGGTGGTTGTACTTTAGGTGGTAATCCATAACGCTTTTTTTTGCGTTTCTCTAAATTTGAGCATGAGTAGGTGTAAGTTCACGATGACTAAAAGTAAATGTGTTTTACTTATAACTGATATTTACATATGTGCTTacttaaaatgttaaaaacaaacaaacaaaatccGTTAAAGTGTAGTTACGTGGTTTGTTCTCGGCGGGCCCGCCGCAGAGGCAATTGATTAGTCGGCGTCCTTTGTGCGCCGGCGCAGCCAACAACAACAATTTGCTCGCGGCCCGACCGCCCTAATTTTAATGGccttataaaatttatatttaatgtatTTATCATCGGCGAGCAACAAGTGGATATGGCCTAAACTTCCGTGGTAGGTACATCATTTGAACTTTTGTACAACTCTTGAACATTGTGTACTACCTAATACTTACCAGAGAGTAGTAAATTTATCAAGATTATTAACTTTCATACAATGCCGCGTGGCCCTCTTAATTGTTGTACACGTACAGTAAGTGTTTACTATTTTTGCATTTTCGTGCACAATTGCTTAAGAAAACTGTCACCTTGCTCCTTTACCTATCTAAGTTCATAACTTGGAAACGTAACATTGAACTAAGTACCTGTCCGCTGTAAGGTACAACATGAAAATTACACTTACAAAGTATTTagtacaaaatactaattaataaaatagcGGCATATCCACACCACACTAGCACTGCTCACAAAAGGTAAGCATTCGTATTGTCTTACGACGCGTACGCACGCGGCGAGCATTAGCGTTACGGAACCTCGCTGATTGGAGTGGCGTCTAAGCGTGCCGGGCTGAGGGACATCAACATGTGATCTGATGCCTACTTTGGCTTATGGTATTCCTAAACTAACAGCAGACAGAAAAACTTTTATAAATATTCTACAaagctttaattattttatcgtTATTTCTTATCCCAAAAAAGGTAACCCATTGCAGACTGCTGCTTACGTTTACTTATTACAATAGTAGTAAATTTTTATATCCTAGCTTCTGCTCGTGATTCGTCTGGGTAGAATTAGTATTTCAATAGTAATTTCATGGGAATAAAAACCAGTTATTATCCTGTGTCTTTTCCCGGGACTCCAATTATttccatatcaaatttcatctacatgggttcagcggtttaagcgtgaagaggtgacAGACAGGCAGAGTAACTTGcgcatttattatattactagTAACTAttgttactagcttctgccggCGACTTCGTCGGCAGgaaatgatgattatgattaataaaaactattctatatccTTCCTCGGGGCTCAAACTATCTACCAAACCATcattcataccaaatttcatggtTTTTCATTTTAGCTCGGCGGTTTGTTATAGAAAACATTTAAGTATTGTaaatacgtttgtatgaaatgtaGTTCTAGTTTGCGATGAATAAACAAATTTATTCTTAATTCTtcttattgtttaaaaatatcatAGATAAACTTGATTTCGGAGTTGGCCCAAAAACACGCTGTCTGTACCTACAATGTAGCGCGACGCcaatgtactgtaggtacttcgATGACATTTTATACTAAACTTGCATACAAATCGGCACACGTCAGCAGGTGACATTCTACGAGCAATTAGGCCACTTAAGGTGCAACTAGGCGCAAACACACCCAGGCTTTGTCCACTGCGTTATCGCCGGCCGGCTAAGTGCCAGATCCTCGTTAACTGCTTAGGTTAACAAGACAAGTGTTTACGCGCGCAGTTAGTGCTGGGCCGGTGCGCGTGCGCTGAGGGCTGGAGGATGCGCGGTATCTAGTCACAAGGTTCTTCCAATACATTGTTATCAGGGCttctacaaaataaaagtagGGATATGTGAGGTAAACACCATGGATGCCTGAAAAATTAACTGTCGTCATTCGAATCGATACGCTATGATGAGTTTAAATGACAATTCGGTTATCTTTATAAAGAACTACTTTATTGTCTTAAAATAgtaaatagatagcaaataatGAAGTGTTGTTGACTTCAACACATGTTctcatttgatttatttatttatgtgtatgTATTTGCTCTTACGTGATATTTTTCGTTAGGTATAACGAAAGCTACTATACTAATAGCACTTCTCGGATTCACATTTTATTTGACCTAAactcaatttatttgtttagcAAATCTTGTAGTTATCATATGTAAACTTtacaatataggtatgtaatgaaaTGACTTAGAAAAATATCGAAAATGATATGATGTTCATCTAGAAACATTTATGATCCTCGAAtaatcactcactcactcaggTTGTCTGTAATAAACTATCAGGTGCTAATCTAAGACTGCTAAGTAAGCGTTGTGATACGTAACATAACACACCACGTTACCATTGTACGTTAAAAATATACGGGGTTATCCAGAATTTAATACAATAATGTAAAGTTAAACAGTGCTTCTGAACTGAGTGTTATACTTTTGACATAACCTTTCAATATTGACAGGCCAATATTTACCGGCCGCTTTTTAACACTTTCGGGACTTTGTAGGCAAAGCTGCGTACCTGCCTATATTTGTCTAAGAAATTAAAGTTTCTGGCTAAACAGGTTATCGATCTCTGCTGTTAAGTAAAACGTACAACCCCGTCACCTAAATACCTATTGGCTTATATATGTTTAAGGGAGTTAAGAGAcatacgaaatataatttagaCTCATTAGCTTATCTGATAAGATAATGGAGTAGAATGATTTACTCCATCACAcacacaaatattaaaaaaactccaaagaaaaaaatatcgaaACTAACAATATTCCAGCTAACTAGTTCATTCAACATCTCATTCTGACATGTTCCACTCGGAGAGATAAAGTCGCATAAGCTTATGGCACATGTGGAAAATAGGccattttacttttaaaatgacACGAAGTGGTGTCATCTACAGTCGGTGTTAAGTCAGAATTCGGCATCCACAAGAGCATTATCACTGCTTCGGTAATAGGAGGCGCGGGTGCACGGCTCCTCTCAAACGAAATAGATAAACAATTGTAAAGCTGTATAAAAAGGTCATTCAAtcccaatatttttttcaaattagtcAACCCTATGAAAATAGGCATAACGTTGAAAATGTGATCATGCAGATCAATAACAAGTAGCGTTTTAGAACAGATTTGGTTTATTGGAAACTAACAGAGGTCTTCAGTACATACTACCGTTTTTGGGCATCCGTTCTCATGGCAGTGTTACATCTGTTGCTAGTCAAGGACTTTGTCGTTTATTATTCTTCTAGTCTAGTTAACCAACACTTTGAATAGATATTATGTACACGGGAAGCTGTATAAGTTTGGTATAATTTTGAAAAACAAGAACCGAGTCCCATTTCAATTACACTTAAGTTAAGTTTGCAAAAGCAACACCAACTGAATAAATTGCTTGGCGCTTGTCATACAACTCAACACCCTTCACAATAAACCAGCCGCTGCAAACCGATAACATACGAACAGGAATAGTAAAATCACAAATAATACCAACTGGTAAGTAAATACGTTTGTTGTAATAACAGATTAATCGAAATCTACAGTGAAAACTTCGTACACACTTATTTGACTTCATAATCTCTAAGAAGAAACGCACAAACAAGAGAgggctaatttatttttagtggCCCGTGATGCGACCACTTTGTCTTTTATTTAAAGTAGTTGTCATCAATATTGAATCGTTTCATAATCAAAACCCACTTGTAAACGAATCAGTAATATTACGACGCCACGACTAGTAGTTGAATTTCACTTAAGCCATTCAGCGCTAATCATgacacgttgtcgttttgcctctacgaagcTTTTCCGCTACATACCTGGAAAcctatgttatcggctacgaccgtagctcagTGTTGAATGAGTTAATTACTTCTGTATTTTCAAATTGTAGCAGTAATGTCAAATTGTTTTCTATCTTTGTCAAGTTTTAACTTAAAATGAGCCAGATGTAGTAGAGATAGGCTCGATTTAAAATCAGTATATTTTAAGcggcatttttaattatttatttagtgccATTTAGTTAGTGTACTGTTGCAATAGTCGTAGCCGTAGCTGTGTTGGCAAAGTGATTGGTTTGGCGACCTGATACCGGCGCGGGCGGCGATACGTCTTGCTCGGGGAGATCGTTAGTTACGCCTTGGGAGGTCCTGGATGCTGATATGCAAGCACACATTTGttgctaaataattaattattatttggaATTTTTATTCGAAATGTGAAATGAACCATTCGCAAACGCTGTATAAGAAGAGCGTcctttatcattgttatatatGCCATTTTCAgccaaaagggtacttattgttagttgtcaataaggcgctgtTTCCGTATAAGAAATTCAATTCGAAATCAACCCAATCGACAATTCACAATGTGGGAGCTGTTGGTTGAAAACGCCACATATATTACACAAGttatattacatattttacctaatattaaaattatgacaTACAAAAGAATGGTAAGTCTCATTTTACATTAAAGAGGcactattaaaatattattttctgtcaaaaatatgttttcgtCAAAAATCTGTTCCTAGCAAGGATGAAGAAAATCtactcttatttttttttatagtatacAATTACTCATAGAAGCAAGCAaaagtatttctatttctattcaaCCTATTTCAAAATAAATGCTTAATTCGATACCAACTGATTTATGACTACTTTCACAAATCTATTGCTGCATGTTATATCTCATCAAAACATTTGCCAGTTAGaaactaaattttaaataatagtttgtttTATCAAAATGAAGAAGAATGTATttatgaaacaaataaaaataacttttaatacctacctactcctgGCTCCCTTCAACATGGTCGGGAAATACTAGCAATGGTAATTATTAAATTGAACATTTCTGAGGTGTAATATACGTTACAAATCTTTCTTGCGAAGATACATGATCCTCGatgttacaaataaattaactaaAGCATTTAGTTGTAGAAGATAAGAGATGGACTTTtaagataattttattactacaaTCTGACGCTCAATCCGAAATGTTTAATGTGAGATATGGCAGTTTATGAAAATTAGACGAATGTTGTAAAAAGTCGTGATACCACCGACCATTTCGCAGGTTTTGGTTGATTTATCTAAGGTCGATCTAAAAAATACAACACTTCAATAGAAACAGTTAGTTAATTATTGTTGTTAAatgaagaaataattaaaaaagcttTCAGGTTAAAAAATTTGGTTTATTCTTCGTCATTATATTTATACACAGTGTTATTTTGCTCTGactgattttatttattgcatGCCTTATTTCTTTTTCCCCAGGTTGCCCCATTCATACGGAGCGGGTACGAATTCATATTTACACATTTTCATATGAACGTGACGGTATTCTGTAAAGAAGggaaacattttaatttttagaagcTGTGGCCAAATACAGATCAAAACAACCTCACTCATCCCTTGCTCCACGCGATTCGAGCCTACGTgtatttaactttattttacggAAGCGCTTTTtcctacaaaaaatacaaaaagggaAATTACAGATAAGGTTTATTAAACTTAAGAAAGTTAACttcataattatatttgaacTGAATGACATATGTAGATGCATACTGTGCTAAGCTAATCACTCCAAAACTTACACGCTTTACGAGCTCATCGATGTAAATTCAATTGATATGAATAATATTTTAAGGGTGTAAGTAAATTGAAAAACACCTCGTGCAGatattgtaatatttagtaagaaaataaatattgagttTACATTACGTTTATTTTCGTCGCAGTTGTACTCGTAGCTGTCGCAGACGTCGTTGAACATGCGCGTGATGCCGAGCGAGTCCTGCGCACACACGGGCACGAAATCATGCTGGCATTCGTCTCCTAGTTTGCAGAAGTTTATCACCTGCAACAAACACCATGGTATTGCATTTTTTGTTTGATAAAGCGACATAAAATAGACAGGGTtggggtaacattccatttctgaccgtagctgcactactggtactgaacgcgtcgcagttactgtcaatttccatagtgaaatgaacagtagtgcagctgcggttggaaatggactgtcgcCTTTGGGATAATATGCATGGTGCTGAATAATGAAATGTCCACAATATTGCAATAGGTCAAAAATATGTCAGGGTGGTTttcataaaatgaaaatatgatCCCACATCATTTACAACTAATAACTTTTTTCGTGTGTCCGTGTACCTCTGAGTGGGAGTAAAATCATTCATTTAATGGCATTTGACACTTCATTTTGCTACAATTACAAGACAGCATAAGATTTATTTTGTGTTTGGGGGACTCGTAAAGTAAACATACTACGGACTACTTTGTTCATCACGCCTTAAAATGATTGCAGAGTGTATCTAAATACCGTGTATTACTCACCGGTTCTAGAGGAAAAAAATAATCTTCCAATTCCACCTCCACATGGGACCAGACTTGACTTGCAAATTTGATAATCAACAAACCTgtaatatattgtattgtaacagttatattcaatttatatttaattaattagctAAAAAGTTAATGAGTGTTTGTTGTACAAAAGTAACTACGAAAAAAcaaactacaaataaataatagtagtagtTTACCGGTGATGGCTCTCCGTAATGTCATAGTTTCAGCACATGGAACTCGAGCTCGACACACTCGTAATCCAAATGGCAGTCGATagtttacataaattattaaCTGTTATAGCTTAAGACAGGAAATTGTGGATAAACATAAGCTGacgtataaatacctacatattgttTATAACTATGATTCATATACACTCGTATACTTCAGAGACTG contains these protein-coding regions:
- the LOC134652938 gene encoding uncharacterized protein LOC134652938, with translation MTLRRAITGLLIIKFASQVWSHVEVELEDYFFPLEPVINFCKLGDECQHDFVPVCAQDSLGITRMFNDVCDSYEYNCDENKQYRHVHMKMCKYEFVPAPYEWGNLGKKK